From one Perca flavescens isolate YP-PL-M2 chromosome 19, PFLA_1.0, whole genome shotgun sequence genomic stretch:
- the si:dkey-6n21.13 gene encoding P2Y purinoceptor 3, producing MSSTGGVPPNISVSVLHDLLSSPSTTTPPPSCSIDESYKYIFLPICYSFTFLFSISLNAIILYRSFRQTKRWNASLIYMVNLASTDFMYGLSLPFLVASYIMHDRWVFGDFMCRLVRFLFYFNLYCSIFFLTCISVHRYLGICHPMKVITLETKKAVKCTCVLVWIVVFALTCPIFRFAQTGHVTRLGGLGGNANSIDNPIHEVSSINGNASYGSMGGVITEYQNCWDDAIDKEFPNYIPYGIILHLLGFFVPFSIIAWCYSHVVLTIFRTLHSQPSSCRVRGEGRHGGTERRERNSPRIVARGSNGLSRTLERDEGISIFLGAHSPYANRRRKSIKTIITITLLFVLCFFPFHVTRTIFLLLKVTKGVPCHTMTMVSMCYKITRPLASFNAWLNALLYFLTKDKGGAHCCQAVSTTTQQHGGLLLPLRMMGKGEDAEEGRLGDRNDNKETKSFHNSPSYMNRAKIRYIVE from the coding sequence ATGTCATCCACAGGTGGAGTTCCTCCCAACATCAGTGTCTCAGTACTCCATGACTTACTTAGCTCCCCCTCCACCACCACTCCACCGCCATCTTGCAGCATAGACGAGTCCTACAAGTACATCTTCCTCCCCATCTGTTACTCTTTCACGTTCCTCTTCAGCATCTCCCTGAACGCCATCATCCTCTACCGTTCCTTCCGCCAGACCAAACGCTGGAATGCTTCACTGATCTACATGGTGAACCTAGCCTCTACAGACTTTATGTATGGCCTGTCACTGCCATTCCTTGTGGCCAGTTACATTATGCATGACCGCTGGGTCTTTGGGGACTTCATGTGCCGCCTGGTCCGTTTTCTCTTCTACTTTAACCTCTACTGCTCCATCTTCTTCCTCACCTGCATCTCTGTCCACAGGTACCTCGGTATCTGCCACCCAATGAAAGTCATCACACTTGAGACCAAGAAGGCTGTCAAGTGCACTTGTGTCCTGGTTTGGATTGTAGTGTTTGCTTTGACCTGCCCTATCTTCCGGTTTGCTCAGACTGGTCATGTAACAAGATTGGGAGGGCTTGGCGGCAATGCAAACAGCATTGACAACCCAATCCATGAGGTATCATCGATAAATGGTAATGCCAGCTATGGTAGCATGGGAGGGGTCATTACAGAGTACCAGAACTGTTGGGACGATGCCATAGATAAGGAGTTTCCAAATTACATACCCTATGGCATCATACTCCATTTGCTgggcttttttgtgcctttttcaaTAATTGCTTGGTGTTACTCTCACGTTGTTCTGACCATATTTAGGACTCTGCATTCTCAGCCCTCATCCTGCAGAGTTCGAGGAGAGGGACGACATGGAggaacagagagaagagagagaaatagccCCAGAATAGTTGCAAGAGGAAGCAATGGACTGTCGAGGACACTGGAAAGAGATGAAGGGATATCCATTTTCCTCGGTGCCCATTCGCCTTATGCCAATCGCAGACGTAAATCTATCAAgaccatcatcaccatcaccctTCTCTTTGTGCTGTGTTTCTTCCCCTTTCATGTTACTAGAACCATCTTCCTCCTGCTGAAAGTGACCAAGGGAGTCCCATGTCACACTATGACCATGGTCTCCATGTGCTATAAGATCACAAGGCCTTTGGCGTCTTTCAACGCATGGCTCAACGCCCTCCTTTACTTCTTGACTAAAGACAAGGGGGGAGCTCACTGCTGCCAGGCGGTAAGCACCACCACCCAACAACATGGTGGGCTTCTATTGCCTCTGAGGATGATGGGAAAAGGAGAGGATGCAGAGGAGGGAAGGCTGGGAGACAGAAATGACAATAAGGAGACTAAATCATTTCACAACAGTCCGTCGTACATGAACAGAGCAAAAATCAGATATATAGTTGAATGA